In Nasonia vitripennis strain AsymCx chromosome 2, Nvit_psr_1.1, whole genome shotgun sequence, a genomic segment contains:
- the LOC100121369 gene encoding neutral and basic amino acid transport protein rBAT: protein MSIPKPDGRLSVVIANEILTSPSSQRLIHRDQQDEETSDCPLLTPSPPPEPSSNNPLDGGGGGVIATGFKPHGEPPTTLDQTLCNNINSEDGLAFLNIVNSSCKQLNDEPSSRDPMVETSSNSGSSSDTNEPVCTQLLTQLNTAYNHLAPDAQALFYNQDNGGKPPLTGIQLVVPKPPKNYGFMSWNWPVIRKVCFWSLMSLFTGCIAIAIGIIATMPKKCDPRVEWWQGSLFYEIFPASFQDSYNNDGIGDFRGITKRLDYLQNLGVKGIRLNSIFRSQQYPQHYMDIESLTEADPILGDTADFTKMVSAIHQRNMTLILDLLLFPFVKDFGGSANLSSNDQFVRHKRNEAIAATDLPSRSETMESLLSAPVNPSVDVSSSTVRPTVPSFLEEHPVTKSIRHWSDLGVDGFYLKGLEHYTNEKNFVGALRLWKTILGSKRIMMCSENALLNVPDDVRDVILGRMDLVDVTLDVVNGTKKIMDEVSETLKGLLFQEAGYPWIHWSTGSVDKPRLASTLKVANASVAIAMMGMMLPGTPSIFYGDEIGMLNSESKEHQDLNHLYQLVPMRWDNQNSNDETFSKPTAAPWMPESAKPAATNLTGLLPEMSKLRNETMPIHIKVVIKNKVSTANGKVRYTMDDMIVIERWYPRRNTYVFVANLGMHSQTKDLSSLYYGGHVVVGPEHKLNRNIYFKELTIPPGEAFVIKLDK from the exons ATGAGTATACCGAAGCCAGACGGCCGCCTATCGGTGGTCATTGCCAATGAAATTTTAACGTCGCCAAGCTCGCAGAGGCTCATACACAGGGATCAACAG GACGAGGAAACATCTGACTGTCCTCTGTTAACGCCGAGTCCGCCGCCTGAACCGTCATCGAATAATCCCTTGGatggcggcggtggcggcgtaATCGCGACCGGCTTCAAGCCCCACGGCGAGCCGCCCACGACACTGGACCAGACGCTCTGCAACAACATCAATTCCGAGGACGGCCTCGCCTTCCTTAACATCGTCAATAGCTCTTGCAAGCAGCTGAACGATG AACCGAGTTCGCGAGATCCGATGGTCGAAACGAGCAgcaacagcggcagcagtagcGACACAAATGAACCAGTTTGCACGCAACTACTTACCCAATTAAACACCGCGTACAATCATTTAGCTCCGGATGCACAAGCGTTG TTTTACAACCAAGATAACGGGGGAAAACCTCCGCTCACAGGAATTCAACTAGTTGTACCTAAACCACCGAAAAATTATGGATTTATGAGTTGGAATTGGCCAGTCATCCGCAAAGTATGCTTTTGGTCATTGATGTCATTGTTTACGGGATGCATTGCGATTGCTATTGGCATCATTGCTACCATGCCAAAAAa GTGCGATCCACGAGTAGAATGGTGGCAAGGTAGTCTCTTTTACGAGATTTTCCCAGCCTCATTTCAAGATTCTTACAATAACGATGGAATCGGAGATTTTCGCGGTATAACAAAGCGACTGGACTACCTACAGAATCTCGGAGTGAAGGGGATACGATTGAACTCGATATTTCGATCTCAGCAATATCCTCAGCACTACATGGACATTGAAAGCTTAACAGAAGCTGATCCTATCCTCGGTGATACAGCCGACTTTACTAAAATGGTTTCGGCTATTCATCAAAGAAACATGACTCTTATTCTGGATCTCCTGCTCTTTCCTTTTGTAAAAGACTTTGGAGGTTCAGCGAATCTCAGTTCTAACGACCAATTTGTTCGTCACAAACGAAACGAAGCAATTGCTGCAACAGATTTACCTTCCCGTAGCGAAACTATGGAATCTCTTTTATCAGCACCAGTTAATCCAAGCGTGGACGTTTCCAGTTCCACTGTCAGACCAACAGTTCCAAGTTTTCTAGAGGAACACCCGGTAACAAAGTCTATCAGGCATTGGTCCGATCTGGGTGTCGACGGCTTCTATCTAAAAGGCCTGGAACACTACACAAACGAAAAGAATTTTGTCGGCGCTCTGAGGCTTTGGAAGACAATCCTCGGCTCAAAAAGGATAATGATGTGCAGTGAGAATGCGCTGCTCAACGTTCCCGATGACGTGAGAGATGTGATTTTGGGCAGGATGGACCTGGTGGATGTAACACTCGATGTAGTCAACGGCACGAAGAAGATTATGGATGAGGTGTCCGAAACATTGAAGGGTCTATTGTTCCAGGAAGCAGGATATCCGTGGATACACTGGTCTACTGGCAGTGTTGATAAACCCAGATTGGCCTCGACTTTGAAAGTTGCAAATGCGAGTGTAGCGATTGCAATGATGGGCATGATGCTACCCGGTACGCCTAGTATTTTTTACGGGGACGAG ATTGGAATGCTGAATTCAGAAAGTAAAGAGCACCAGGACCTCAACCATTTGTATCAGTTAGTACCCATGCGTTGGGACAATCAAAACAGTAACGATGAAACTTTTTCCAAGCCCACCGCAGCGCCCTGGATGCCAGAATCTGCGAAACCAGCGGCTACAAATTTAACTGGCCTTTTGCCGGAGATGTCTAAACTGAGAAATGAAACAATGCCCATACACATTAAAGTtgtgattaaaaataaagtgtcAACGGCTAATGGCAAAGTTCG GTATACGATGGACGACATGATCGTCATCGAAAGGTGGTATCCGCGAAGGAACACGTACGTTTTTGTCGCGAATCTCGGTATGCACAGCCAGACGAAGGATCTATCATCTCTCTACTATGGAGGCCACGTAGTAGTCGGACCCGAGCACAAACTCAACCGAAATATATACTTTAAGGAATTGACCATTCCTCCTGGCGAAGCTTTCGTCATCAAACTTGACAAGTAA
- the LOC100121349 gene encoding multidrug resistance-associated protein 4 isoform X2, with amino-acid sequence MDEGEQKREENPRQGASRLSVITFAWLFKTFRTGFRRELDLSDLYYPLNEHSSHNVGERISAEWKREQARCKDLNKGLSPNLMRVLFRCFGKDIMLAGLVQAMLEFFIRLSRPYILLQLLHYSSERSDMAKIEAYGWSAVLVTGVFIDCVVCHLCVQNLMHTGMKIRVACSSLLYRKILSVPITLTENETSVGQVLNLLSNDVSRLDHAVFYLHYIWMAPLQAILVFYFLYREVELAAGSGILLQLLFIPILGLFGRLTNRLSSKYATRTDERLRLTNEIIKGIKAIKMYAWEKPFSALVDRARKKEVQIVKQDSIMTDMSLASEFYIPRLCIFITVLSYVLLGSSVNAEKVYVITALYDVLRMSMYTLFPMCLHDAAEALVSVRRIQKFMLIEEIPYLPTTSNHVNNAEPIIPKDPAIHLKNLSGQWTSKVKVLKNISLQIHPMTLTAVVGQVGSGKTSLLHAIIGELPHVSGESLTRGRVSYASQEAWIFASTVRQNILFGRPLDEARYARVIDVCQLRRDLDIFPHGDATIVGEKGINLSGGQCARLNLARAIYRDTDIYLLDDPLSAVDAAVGRKIFQDCIKTHLKDKTVVLVTHQFQYLEEVNRVLVLKDGTIEADGTLAELQNAGVNLVKVMQVSNEFDEVKLPQKPATELASSENLSDGLEEKSDKLTEKKIDGSITFRTYVSYFLASRNVPLVVLVVFTSFLHQLAASGGDYFLAYWVNAEENATTHKNESCPEHICDARDWYIYLYGGITTATIVMCLLQSWTFFEMSMRIANNLHAKMFASVICATMEFFSTNPLGRIMNRFSKDMSIVDTEVSRAMIDVIQNAIHIFAAFVVVTTVNPWLIIPAIFVGFVFYFFSLFFIKTSRSIKRLEAITRSPVFGHVSDSLQGLTTIRALRAREILIDEFDEHQDLHSSAWFIFFSGSRGLGMYLDLFCAFFLTCVILTLMSVDKTTLAGDIGLAITQCMLLINTLQWGVRQFAELENQMTSVERVLEYSKLPSEPYDRSSAERRLEEVTEASPLTDAKLEIQTPTNAVAAVGAWPTDGRIEFRNVYLRYDKQGPPVLRGLNFSIEPREKIGIVGRTGAGKSSLINSLFRLAYLDGEILIDGVSTSQLGLHKLRSHISIIPQEPILFTGSLRKNLDPFGEFSDNDLWQTLDDIGVKSSLDPNTGLNTRVAEAGSNFSVGQRQLLCLARALARKNRILVLDEATANVDPCTDELIQRAVKRKFEDCTVLTIAHRLHTVIDSDRMLVMDSGTIAEFDHPYILLTEKKGLLYDIVQQSGSGAAQLLLQIAKLSYDKKTSKV; translated from the exons ATGGACGAAGGCGAacagaagagagaagaaaatccCAGACAAGGCGCTAGTCGATTGTCTGTCATCACATTCGC GTGGCTCTTCAAAACGTTTCGCACTGGGTTCCGGCGCGAATTGGATCTATCGGATCTTTATTACCCATTAAACGAGCATTCGAGTCATAATGTCGGCGAGCGAATTTCTGCCGAATGGAAGAGGGAACAAGCGAGATGTAAAGATTTGAATAAAGGCCTCTCTCCTAATTTGATGAGAGTCCTCTTCAGATGCTTCGGCAAAGACATCATGCTGGCTGGCCTCGTGCAGGCCATGCTGGAATTTTTCATAAG ATTATCTAGGCCGTACATTTTATTGCAATTGTTGCACTACTCGAGCGAGAGATCAGACATGGCCAAGATTGAAGCATACGGCTGGTCAGCGGTACTAGTTACCGGTGTTTTCATTGACTGCGTCGTCTGTCATCTATGCGTTCAAAATCTCATGCACACAGGAATGAAGATTAGAGTCGCCTGCTCCTCGCTGCTCTACAGAAAGATCCTCAGTGTGCCAATTACTTTGACGGAGAATGAGACCAGCGTTGGCCAG GTGCTCAATCTCCTGAGCAACGACGTGAGCAGGCTCGACCACGCGGTCTTCTATCTGCATTACATCTGGATGGCGCCCCTGCAGGCCATCCTGGTCTTTTACTTTTTGTACAGGGAGGTCGAACTGGCCGCGGGCAGCGGCATTTTGCTCCAGCTGCTCTTCATTCCTATACTCG GACTTTTTGGAAGATTAACGAATCGCCTGAGTAGCAAATACGCGACGAGAACCGACGAGCGGCTCAGATTGACCAATGAAATTATCAAGGGCATAAAAGCCATCAAGATGTACGCCTGGGAAAAGCCGTTTTCAGCGCTCGTTGACCGAGCTCGAAA AAAAGAAGTACAAATAGTGAAACAGGACTCCATAATGACGGACATGAGCTTGGCTTCGGAGTTCTACATTCCCAGACTCTGCATTTTCATAACAGTGCTGTCGTACGTTCTTCTGGGAAGCAGCGTCAACGCCGAGAAGGTCTACGTCATTACCGCGCTCTACGACGTTCTCCGCATGAGCATGTACACGCTCTTCCCCATGT GTCTGCACGACGCGGCGGAGGCTCTGGTTTCGGTGAGGCGCATCCAGAAGTTCATGCTCATCGAGGAGATCCCTTACCTGCCCACCACCTCGAACCACGTGAACAACGCCGAGCCGATCATCCCCAAGGACCCGGCGATACACCTGAAGAACCTCAGCGGCCAGTGGACCTCCAAAGTCAAGGTCCTCAAGAACATCAGTCTGCAGATTCATCCGATGACCCTCACCGCAGTCGTGGGCCAGGTCGGCTCCGGCAAGACCAGCCTCCTCCATGCCATTATCGGCGAACTGCCCCACGTCAGCGGGGAAAGTCTGACGAGGGGTCGAGTATCCTACGCCTCCCAGGAGGCCTGGATCTTCGCCTCGACCGTCCGGCAGAACATCCTATTCGGTCGGCCGCTGGACGAGGCACGATACGCTCGAGTCATCGATGTTTGCCAGTTGAGGCGAGACCTCGACATCTTTCCGCACGGCGACGCGACGATCGTCGGTGAAAAGGGAATAAACTTGAGTGGCGGACAATGCGCTCGATTGAATCTAGCGCGGGCAATTTATCGCGACACTGACATATATCTCCTCGACGATCCGCTTTCGGCGGTGGACGCCGCGGTCGGCCGGAAAATCTTTCAAGACTGCATCAAGACTCACTTGAAGGACAAGACTGTCGTGCTGGTCACGCACCAGTTCCAGTACCTCGAGGAGGTGAACAGGGTGCTGGTTTTGAAGGATGGAACGATCGAGGCGGACGGGACACTCGCCGAGTTGCAGAACGCCGGAGTCAACCTGGTCAAGGTTATGCAGGTCAGCAACGAGTTCGATGAGGTGAAGCTGCCGCAGAAGCCAGCGACCGAGCTGGCTTCCAGCGAGAACTTGTCCGACGGCCTCGAGGAGAAGAGCGACAAGCTGACGGAGAAGAAGATAGATGGCAGCATCACGTTTAGGACTTACGTGTCCTACTTCCTGGCAAGCAGGAACGTGCCCCTGGTGGTGCTGGTTGTCTTCACGAGTTTCCTGCACCAACTGGCAGCCAGTGGAGGAGACTACTTCCTGGCCTACTGGGTCAACGCGGAGGAAAACGCAACGACGCACAAAAACGAAAGCTGCCCGGAGCACATTTGCGACGCTCGAGACTGGTACATCTACCTCTACGGGGGAATCACCACTGCCACTATAGTCATGTGCCTCTTGCAGTCTTGGACCTTCTTCGAGATGAGCATGAGGATAGCCAACAACCTTCATGCCAAGATGTTCGCCAGcgtgatatgcgcgacgaTGGAGTTCTTCAGCACCAACCCTCTGGGTCGAATCATGAACAG GTTCTCGAAAGACATGAGCATCGTCGACACCGAGGTGTCGCGGGCGATGATTGATGTCATTCAAAACGCCATACACATATTCGCGGCCTTCGTCGTGGTGACTACCGTCAATCCTTGGCTTATTATTCCAGCTATTTTCGTCGGCTTCGTCTTCTATTTCTTCTCGCTGTTTTTCATAAAGACCAGTCGCAGCATCAAGCGCTTGGAGGCGATAA CGAGATCTCCGGTCTTCGGCCACGTGAGCGACAGTCTTCAAGGCCTGACGACGATCCGCGCCCTGCGCGCCAGGGAGATTCTGATCGACGAGTTCGACGAACACCAGGACCTGCACTCGTCCGCCTGGTTCATCTTCTTCTCGGGTTCCCGCGGCCTGGGCATGTACCTCGATCTCTTCTGCGCGTTCTTCCTCACCTGCGTCATCCTCACTCTGATGTCCGTGGACAAGACCACACTGGCCGGCGACATCGGCCTCGCGATAACGCAGTGCATGCTGCTGATCAACACGCTTCAGTGGGGCGTGCGCCAGTTCGCCGAACTCGAGAATCAGATGACGTCGGTCGAGCGCGTCTTGGAGTATTCCAAGCTGCCGAGCGAGCCGTACGATAGATCATCGGCGGAACGAAGGCTGGAGGAAGTGACGGAGGCCAGTCCGCTGACCGACGCCAAGTTGGAGATCCAAACGCCCACGAACGCCGTTGCTGCTGTTGGCGCCTGGCCAACCGACGGCCGGATCGAATTTAGGAACGTGTATCTCAGATACGACAAGCAGGGGCCACCGGTTCTCCGGGGATTGAACTTCTCGATCGAGCCGCGGGAGAAGATCGGAATCGTCGGGAGGACCGGCGCTGGAAAGTCTTCTTTGATCAACTCGCTGTTTAGGCTGGCCTACTTAGACGGAGAAATACTCATTGACGGGGTGTCTACGAGCCAACTTGGTTTACACAAACTGAGATCGcat ATTAGCATCATTCCGCAAGAGCCCATCCTCTTCACGGGCAGCCTGCGCAAGAACCTGGACCCGTTTGGCGAGTTCTCGGACAACGACCTCTGGCAGACGCTTGACGACATCGGCGTCAAGAGCAGCCTGGATCCCAACACAGGTCTAAACACCCGAGTCGCCGAGGCTGGCTCGAACTTTAGTGTCGGTCAGCGCCAACTGCTGTGCCTAGcacgcgctctcgcgcgcaagaATCGCATCCTGGTCCTGGACGAGGCGACGGCCAACGTAGATCCCTGCACTGACGAGCTGATCCAGAGGGCCGTCAAGAGAAAGTTCGAAGACTGCACGGTGCTGACCATCGCCCACAGGCTACACACTGTTATCGACAGCGACAGAATGCTCGTCATGGACTCCGGAACTATTGCG GAGTTTGATCATCCATATATTTTGCTAACTGAAAAGAAGGGACTCCTGTACGATATTGTTCAGCAATCTGGAAGTGGTGCGGCGCAGCTTCTCCTACAAATTGCAAAATTA AGTTACGATAAAAAAACAAGCAAGGTATGA
- the LOC100121349 gene encoding multidrug resistance-associated protein 4 isoform X1, which yields MDEGEQKREENPRQGASRLSVITFAWLFKTFRTGFRRELDLSDLYYPLNEHSSHNVGERISAEWKREQARCKDLNKGLSPNLMRVLFRCFGKDIMLAGLVQAMLEFFIRLSRPYILLQLLHYSSERSDMAKIEAYGWSAVLVTGVFIDCVVCHLCVQNLMHTGMKIRVACSSLLYRKILSVPITLTENETSVGQVLNLLSNDVSRLDHAVFYLHYIWMAPLQAILVFYFLYREVELAAGSGILLQLLFIPILGLFGRLTNRLSSKYATRTDERLRLTNEIIKGIKAIKMYAWEKPFSALVDRARKKEVQIVKQDSIMTDMSLASEFYIPRLCIFITVLSYVLLGSSVNAEKVYVITALYDVLRMSMYTLFPMCLHDAAEALVSVRRIQKFMLIEEIPYLPTTSNHVNNAEPIIPKDPAIHLKNLSGQWTSKVKVLKNISLQIHPMTLTAVVGQVGSGKTSLLHAIIGELPHVSGESLTRGRVSYASQEAWIFASTVRQNILFGRPLDEARYARVIDVCQLRRDLDIFPHGDATIVGEKGINLSGGQCARLNLARAIYRDTDIYLLDDPLSAVDAAVGRKIFQDCIKTHLKDKTVVLVTHQFQYLEEVNRVLVLKDGTIEADGTLAELQNAGVNLVKVMQVSNEFDEVKLPQKPATELASSENLSDGLEEKSDKLTEKKIDGSITFRTYVSYFLASRNVPLVVLVVFTSFLHQLAASGGDYFLAYWVNAEENATTHKNESCPEHICDARDWYIYLYGGITTATIVMCLLQSWTFFEMSMRIANNLHAKMFASVICATMEFFSTNPLGRIMNSFSGCRFSKDMSIVDTEVSRAMIDVIQNAIHIFAAFVVVTTVNPWLIIPAIFVGFVFYFFSLFFIKTSRSIKRLEAITRSPVFGHVSDSLQGLTTIRALRAREILIDEFDEHQDLHSSAWFIFFSGSRGLGMYLDLFCAFFLTCVILTLMSVDKTTLAGDIGLAITQCMLLINTLQWGVRQFAELENQMTSVERVLEYSKLPSEPYDRSSAERRLEEVTEASPLTDAKLEIQTPTNAVAAVGAWPTDGRIEFRNVYLRYDKQGPPVLRGLNFSIEPREKIGIVGRTGAGKSSLINSLFRLAYLDGEILIDGVSTSQLGLHKLRSHISIIPQEPILFTGSLRKNLDPFGEFSDNDLWQTLDDIGVKSSLDPNTGLNTRVAEAGSNFSVGQRQLLCLARALARKNRILVLDEATANVDPCTDELIQRAVKRKFEDCTVLTIAHRLHTVIDSDRMLVMDSGTIAEFDHPYILLTEKKGLLYDIVQQSGSGAAQLLLQIAKLSYDKKTSKV from the exons ATGGACGAAGGCGAacagaagagagaagaaaatccCAGACAAGGCGCTAGTCGATTGTCTGTCATCACATTCGC GTGGCTCTTCAAAACGTTTCGCACTGGGTTCCGGCGCGAATTGGATCTATCGGATCTTTATTACCCATTAAACGAGCATTCGAGTCATAATGTCGGCGAGCGAATTTCTGCCGAATGGAAGAGGGAACAAGCGAGATGTAAAGATTTGAATAAAGGCCTCTCTCCTAATTTGATGAGAGTCCTCTTCAGATGCTTCGGCAAAGACATCATGCTGGCTGGCCTCGTGCAGGCCATGCTGGAATTTTTCATAAG ATTATCTAGGCCGTACATTTTATTGCAATTGTTGCACTACTCGAGCGAGAGATCAGACATGGCCAAGATTGAAGCATACGGCTGGTCAGCGGTACTAGTTACCGGTGTTTTCATTGACTGCGTCGTCTGTCATCTATGCGTTCAAAATCTCATGCACACAGGAATGAAGATTAGAGTCGCCTGCTCCTCGCTGCTCTACAGAAAGATCCTCAGTGTGCCAATTACTTTGACGGAGAATGAGACCAGCGTTGGCCAG GTGCTCAATCTCCTGAGCAACGACGTGAGCAGGCTCGACCACGCGGTCTTCTATCTGCATTACATCTGGATGGCGCCCCTGCAGGCCATCCTGGTCTTTTACTTTTTGTACAGGGAGGTCGAACTGGCCGCGGGCAGCGGCATTTTGCTCCAGCTGCTCTTCATTCCTATACTCG GACTTTTTGGAAGATTAACGAATCGCCTGAGTAGCAAATACGCGACGAGAACCGACGAGCGGCTCAGATTGACCAATGAAATTATCAAGGGCATAAAAGCCATCAAGATGTACGCCTGGGAAAAGCCGTTTTCAGCGCTCGTTGACCGAGCTCGAAA AAAAGAAGTACAAATAGTGAAACAGGACTCCATAATGACGGACATGAGCTTGGCTTCGGAGTTCTACATTCCCAGACTCTGCATTTTCATAACAGTGCTGTCGTACGTTCTTCTGGGAAGCAGCGTCAACGCCGAGAAGGTCTACGTCATTACCGCGCTCTACGACGTTCTCCGCATGAGCATGTACACGCTCTTCCCCATGT GTCTGCACGACGCGGCGGAGGCTCTGGTTTCGGTGAGGCGCATCCAGAAGTTCATGCTCATCGAGGAGATCCCTTACCTGCCCACCACCTCGAACCACGTGAACAACGCCGAGCCGATCATCCCCAAGGACCCGGCGATACACCTGAAGAACCTCAGCGGCCAGTGGACCTCCAAAGTCAAGGTCCTCAAGAACATCAGTCTGCAGATTCATCCGATGACCCTCACCGCAGTCGTGGGCCAGGTCGGCTCCGGCAAGACCAGCCTCCTCCATGCCATTATCGGCGAACTGCCCCACGTCAGCGGGGAAAGTCTGACGAGGGGTCGAGTATCCTACGCCTCCCAGGAGGCCTGGATCTTCGCCTCGACCGTCCGGCAGAACATCCTATTCGGTCGGCCGCTGGACGAGGCACGATACGCTCGAGTCATCGATGTTTGCCAGTTGAGGCGAGACCTCGACATCTTTCCGCACGGCGACGCGACGATCGTCGGTGAAAAGGGAATAAACTTGAGTGGCGGACAATGCGCTCGATTGAATCTAGCGCGGGCAATTTATCGCGACACTGACATATATCTCCTCGACGATCCGCTTTCGGCGGTGGACGCCGCGGTCGGCCGGAAAATCTTTCAAGACTGCATCAAGACTCACTTGAAGGACAAGACTGTCGTGCTGGTCACGCACCAGTTCCAGTACCTCGAGGAGGTGAACAGGGTGCTGGTTTTGAAGGATGGAACGATCGAGGCGGACGGGACACTCGCCGAGTTGCAGAACGCCGGAGTCAACCTGGTCAAGGTTATGCAGGTCAGCAACGAGTTCGATGAGGTGAAGCTGCCGCAGAAGCCAGCGACCGAGCTGGCTTCCAGCGAGAACTTGTCCGACGGCCTCGAGGAGAAGAGCGACAAGCTGACGGAGAAGAAGATAGATGGCAGCATCACGTTTAGGACTTACGTGTCCTACTTCCTGGCAAGCAGGAACGTGCCCCTGGTGGTGCTGGTTGTCTTCACGAGTTTCCTGCACCAACTGGCAGCCAGTGGAGGAGACTACTTCCTGGCCTACTGGGTCAACGCGGAGGAAAACGCAACGACGCACAAAAACGAAAGCTGCCCGGAGCACATTTGCGACGCTCGAGACTGGTACATCTACCTCTACGGGGGAATCACCACTGCCACTATAGTCATGTGCCTCTTGCAGTCTTGGACCTTCTTCGAGATGAGCATGAGGATAGCCAACAACCTTCATGCCAAGATGTTCGCCAGcgtgatatgcgcgacgaTGGAGTTCTTCAGCACCAACCCTCTGGGTCGAATCATGAACAG CTTCTCTGGGTGCAGGTTCTCGAAAGACATGAGCATCGTCGACACCGAGGTGTCGCGGGCGATGATTGATGTCATTCAAAACGCCATACACATATTCGCGGCCTTCGTCGTGGTGACTACCGTCAATCCTTGGCTTATTATTCCAGCTATTTTCGTCGGCTTCGTCTTCTATTTCTTCTCGCTGTTTTTCATAAAGACCAGTCGCAGCATCAAGCGCTTGGAGGCGATAA CGAGATCTCCGGTCTTCGGCCACGTGAGCGACAGTCTTCAAGGCCTGACGACGATCCGCGCCCTGCGCGCCAGGGAGATTCTGATCGACGAGTTCGACGAACACCAGGACCTGCACTCGTCCGCCTGGTTCATCTTCTTCTCGGGTTCCCGCGGCCTGGGCATGTACCTCGATCTCTTCTGCGCGTTCTTCCTCACCTGCGTCATCCTCACTCTGATGTCCGTGGACAAGACCACACTGGCCGGCGACATCGGCCTCGCGATAACGCAGTGCATGCTGCTGATCAACACGCTTCAGTGGGGCGTGCGCCAGTTCGCCGAACTCGAGAATCAGATGACGTCGGTCGAGCGCGTCTTGGAGTATTCCAAGCTGCCGAGCGAGCCGTACGATAGATCATCGGCGGAACGAAGGCTGGAGGAAGTGACGGAGGCCAGTCCGCTGACCGACGCCAAGTTGGAGATCCAAACGCCCACGAACGCCGTTGCTGCTGTTGGCGCCTGGCCAACCGACGGCCGGATCGAATTTAGGAACGTGTATCTCAGATACGACAAGCAGGGGCCACCGGTTCTCCGGGGATTGAACTTCTCGATCGAGCCGCGGGAGAAGATCGGAATCGTCGGGAGGACCGGCGCTGGAAAGTCTTCTTTGATCAACTCGCTGTTTAGGCTGGCCTACTTAGACGGAGAAATACTCATTGACGGGGTGTCTACGAGCCAACTTGGTTTACACAAACTGAGATCGcat ATTAGCATCATTCCGCAAGAGCCCATCCTCTTCACGGGCAGCCTGCGCAAGAACCTGGACCCGTTTGGCGAGTTCTCGGACAACGACCTCTGGCAGACGCTTGACGACATCGGCGTCAAGAGCAGCCTGGATCCCAACACAGGTCTAAACACCCGAGTCGCCGAGGCTGGCTCGAACTTTAGTGTCGGTCAGCGCCAACTGCTGTGCCTAGcacgcgctctcgcgcgcaagaATCGCATCCTGGTCCTGGACGAGGCGACGGCCAACGTAGATCCCTGCACTGACGAGCTGATCCAGAGGGCCGTCAAGAGAAAGTTCGAAGACTGCACGGTGCTGACCATCGCCCACAGGCTACACACTGTTATCGACAGCGACAGAATGCTCGTCATGGACTCCGGAACTATTGCG GAGTTTGATCATCCATATATTTTGCTAACTGAAAAGAAGGGACTCCTGTACGATATTGTTCAGCAATCTGGAAGTGGTGCGGCGCAGCTTCTCCTACAAATTGCAAAATTA AGTTACGATAAAAAAACAAGCAAGGTATGA